The genomic DNA GCGAGGCCGGTGTTCGGGCCGGAGATCACGAACAGATTCGGATAATCGGCGACCGTGGTGCCCAGGTAGGCCATCGGGTTATCGTCCCCCCAGCGCTCCCGCAGCGGCACACCGGAGCGCCCGCGGATGTCCATCGGGGCCAGCATCTTTCCGGCTTCGAAGCCGGTGGCCAGGATGATGACGTCCGGCTTGACGACCCGTCGTCCGGTGGTCAGCAGCTGACCGTTGTCGACGCACTGCACGGCCTCGGTGATCAGTTCTACGTTGTCGCGGCGCAGCGCCTGATACCAGCCGTTGTCGACCAGGATCCGCTTGCCGTAGGGCGGATAATCCGGAAGGCATTTGGCGATCAGGTCATCGCGTCCTTCCAGCTCGGACAGCAAATAACGGGTCATCGCCTCGCGATGCCGATCATTGCGATGATTCATGGCGCGCTCGGGATGCGGCCACTCCGGATCGTGCCTGAGGGTTCGCAGCAGGCCATCGCCGAACCGCCAGATCAGGCTGAAGCGATACCAGGCGTAGTACCAGGGCATATGCCGCAGCAACCAGCGCGTCTCGTCGCTGACCTTGCCGTGATAGTCCGGATCGGGTCGTGCCCATTGCGGTGAACGCTGGAACACCGTGACCTTCGCCGCTTCCGCCGCGACGCTGCGCAGGAACTGCATGCCGCTGGCACCGGTGCCGATCACCGCGACGTGCTTGCCCGCCAGGTCTGCGTCCGCCGGCCAGCGCGCGGAATGCCACCAGCTGCCGGCGAAGGTCTCCATGCCCGGGAATGCCGCCATCTTCGGCCGATTGAGCTGGCCGACGGCGCTGATCACGACCGACGCCCATTCCTCGAACACCCGGCCCTCGGCATCGCGGAGGTCGATCTGCCATTGCTGGCGATCCTGGTGCCAGTGCAGCGCCAGGACTTCGATGCCGAAACGGATGTGCCGCCGCAGGTCACGGCGCTCCGCCATGTTGCGCAGATAGGCCAGCACTTCGCCCCGCTTGGCGTAATTGCCGGACCAGTCGACATTGGGCTCGAACGAGTACGAGTAGAAGTGATTCGGTGTGTCGACGCCGGCTTCCGGATAATCGTTGTCGAGCCAGGTGCCTCCGAGATCGGCGCTCTTCTCGACGATGCGGAACGGGATGCCCATTTCCGCCAGGCGCACCGCCGCGCAGAGCCCGGAGATGCCGGCACCGATGACCAGCACGTCGAGCGACCTGGCCGCCGCCGCAGCCGGCACCGAGAGGTGCACGCGCCGATCCGCCAGCCCCATCTCCTCGCGGATCATCGGCACGTATTCGGCCGCCACGTCCTCGCCAAGCGAAACGCTCATGATCTCGCGCATGAAGGCGTCATCGGGTGGCGCTGCCGGCTGACGATGGCCGTCCTGCAGCGCCTTCATCAGCTGCGCTGCCGCCGCACGGATCTCCGCCTGCAGAGGCTCGGACAGACCACCGCTGGGATCCGGGAACAGGGAAATATCCCGCTTCGGCAGATACGGCGCGGCAATCCAGCGCCGCTCTCCGGTGAGGTGCGCCAGACAGGCCAGCAGGGTGGGGATGGAAGCCTTGGCCAGCGCACGCTCCGCCATCATCTCGATGCTCATTGCAGTGGTTCCTTGCGGCCGATGACGTCGATCCGGACCTTGATGCCGACCTGTTCGCGATCCCAGGTATCGGCAGTCACCCCGATGCGCCGCAGCTCGTGCTTCTGCACCTTTGCCGTCGGCGTCTTGGGCAGCGCCGGAACGATGCGGATGTAGCGAGGAATCATGAAATGAGCCATCCGCGCGCGCAGGAATTCGAGCAACTCGGGCGGATCTATCGTCGCCCCCACAACCGGTGCCACCACGATCATCACGTCTTCCTCGCCGAGTTCGCTGGGTACGCCAATGGCGGCCGCTTCCTGCACGCCGGGATGCAGCACCACATCGGCCTCCACTTCGAAGGAGGAGATGTTCTCGCCGCGGCGGCGGATCGCATCCTTGACGCGATCGACGAAAAACAAGTGGCCGCTCTCGTCACGACGGAAGGCATCGCCGGTATGGAACCAGCCATTGCGCCAGGCCTTGGCCGTCGCCTCCGGATTGCGGTGGTAGCCGCTGTTCATCGCCCAGGGACGGTCCGTGCGAACCATCATCTCGCCGACCTCGCCGGTGGCGACCTCGCAATCATGGCCATCGACCAGCCGGACCTCGACGCCTGGTCGCGGCAGGCCGCAGGTTCCGCGGACGGCGGGATTCGGCCCGGAGACGATCGGCGAGGACACCTCGGTCATGTTGAAGATCGTGTAGATGATCAAGCCAAAGCGCTTTGAAAACGCGGCGATGTCACCGCCGAGCGGCACCATCAGTGCCAGGCGCAGCGGATGGTCGCGGTCTGTCGGCGACGGCGGCTGCTTGTCGAGAAAGGTCGCCATGACGCCAAGCAGAAACGTCGCGGTGGTCCCCGTGGCGCGAATCACCGACCAGAATCGGGCGGTGTCGAAGCGGTCGACGAAGCTCACCGAGCCGCCACGCGCAAACATCACGTAGATGCCGCCGATGCCGCCGATGTGAAACATCGGCATGTTGACCAGATAGCGGTCCTCTGCCGTAAGGAAAGG from Nevskia ramosa DSM 11499 includes the following:
- a CDS encoding AMP-binding protein gives rise to the protein MTAAIVVSPYPAGSAIRDSRIPPRDRVVTYDLLERWNREQPDKVFVKYADNGEEWTYGRLHELSWQTALGLQHLGVQQGDTVLVWLPNGRECLRVFFAVQLLGAVFVSINTAYKSALLAHVIDNANARIAIVHAELVARLCEVDTACLQTLIVVGGPAEAPARLDVVAYADALLPPAGTVAAPLCAIEPWDPCAVIYTSGTTGPSKGVLCSYLHLYSNAGPETWPFLTAEDRYLVNMPMFHIGGIGGIYVMFARGGSVSFVDRFDTARFWSVIRATGTTATFLLGVMATFLDKQPPSPTDRDHPLRLALMVPLGGDIAAFSKRFGLIIYTIFNMTEVSSPIVSGPNPAVRGTCGLPRPGVEVRLVDGHDCEVATGEVGEMMVRTDRPWAMNSGYHRNPEATAKAWRNGWFHTGDAFRRDESGHLFFVDRVKDAIRRRGENISSFEVEADVVLHPGVQEAAAIGVPSELGEEDVMIVVAPVVGATIDPPELLEFLRARMAHFMIPRYIRIVPALPKTPTAKVQKHELRRIGVTADTWDREQVGIKVRIDVIGRKEPLQ
- a CDS encoding flavin-containing monooxygenase; its protein translation is MSIEMMAERALAKASIPTLLACLAHLTGERRWIAAPYLPKRDISLFPDPSGGLSEPLQAEIRAAAAQLMKALQDGHRQPAAPPDDAFMREIMSVSLGEDVAAEYVPMIREEMGLADRRVHLSVPAAAAARSLDVLVIGAGISGLCAAVRLAEMGIPFRIVEKSADLGGTWLDNDYPEAGVDTPNHFYSYSFEPNVDWSGNYAKRGEVLAYLRNMAERRDLRRHIRFGIEVLALHWHQDRQQWQIDLRDAEGRVFEEWASVVISAVGQLNRPKMAAFPGMETFAGSWWHSARWPADADLAGKHVAVIGTGASGMQFLRSVAAEAAKVTVFQRSPQWARPDPDYHGKVSDETRWLLRHMPWYYAWYRFSLIWRFGDGLLRTLRHDPEWPHPERAMNHRNDRHREAMTRYLLSELEGRDDLIAKCLPDYPPYGKRILVDNGWYQALRRDNVELITEAVQCVDNGQLLTTGRRVVKPDVIILATGFEAGKMLAPMDIRGRSGVPLRERWGDDNPMAYLGTTVADYPNLFVISGPNTGLAHGGSLMFMSECQMRYIGGCLKAMIEGDMGAVEVRQAVQDDYCRRVDEEHAQLVWTHGGMRNWYRNDRGRVFSPVPWRLVDYWAMTREPNLADYMVTPKSRATAA